The following coding sequences are from one Cryptococcus deuterogattii R265 chromosome 1, complete sequence window:
- a CDS encoding elongation factor Ts mitochondrial, translated as MVFLSAAPRALRLPHRLPLRGSLPPLRSLATPAAAPQKVPVSLIAALRKQHPVPLAQAREALERSNLDLAAALDYLRTSTSASAEKKAAKVSGRDTNEGLIAISLLGGKRVGMIHLACETDFVARNQVFLDTARGVAETTAFLDVPGDHETPQITSSSYLSDPILDFPTESLLSAPLISLPAAGTTDGSLSPLPTSEPTTVKQSLLSSLAQTGENLKLLRAVSFAAPFPSTPDVRFVPGGYAHGGLTDKEGKVGGIVVLSVTSADAEKPIASIIHGPGGDDLEKSTESLARTVARQVVGFPTKVIDRGDRAVEDEEVLMEQPFMMFNGDSRSVRDVLAEWGKERGVVLKVIGMRRWAVGDEIEITEKETEA; from the coding sequence ATGGTCTTCCTTTCCGCCGCCCCTCGCGCGCTCCGGCTGCCCCACCGGCTGCCTCTCCGGGGCTCGCTTCCCCCCCTCCGTTCCCTCGCAACTCCGGCCGCCGCCCCCCAAAAGGTGCCCGTCTCTCTGATCGCCGCACTCCGGAAGCAGCACCCCGTCCCCCTCGCCCAGGCCCGCGAGGCTCTCGAGCGCTCCAACCTCGATCTCGCCGCCGCGCTAGACTATCTCcgcacctccacctccgcctcggcggagaagaaggcagccAAGGTCTCCGGCAGAGACACAAATGAGGGGCTCAtcgccatctccctcctcgGCGGCAAGAGAGTAGGCATGATCCATCTTGCCTGCGAAACGGACTTTGTCGCCAGAAACCAAGTCTTTTTAGACACCGCAAGGGGTGTCGCAGAGACCACCGCCTTTCTCGACGTCCCGGGCGACCACGAGACGCCGCAGatcacctcttcctcctacCTCTCCGACCCCATCCTCGACTTCCCTACAGAATCTCTCTTGTCCGCAcccctcatctctcttccggCCGCCGGCACCACAGACGgctctctttctcctctccccaccTCTGAACCAACCACCGTCAAGCAGAGCTTgctttcttcccttgcGCAGACAGGCGAAAacctcaagctcctcaGAGCAGTCTCCTTTGCTGcccccttcccttccacACCCGACGTCAGATTCGTCCCCGGCGGCTACGCCCATGGTGGTCTCACAGATAAAGAGGGCAAGGTTGGAGGTATCGTCGTCCTTTCCGTGACCAGTGCCGACGCTGAAAAACCCATtgcttccatcatccacgGCCCGGGAGGCGACGACCTCGAAAAGTCCACCGAGTCCTTGGCACGAACAGTTGCCAGGCAAGTCGTCGGTTTCCCAACAAAGGTCATTGACAGAGGCGATAGGGCGGtagaggacgaagaagttTTGATGGAGCAGCCCTTCATGATGTTCAATGGAGATTCTAGAAGTGTGAGAGATGTTTTGGCTGAATGGGGCAAGGAACGGGGCGTCGTGCTCAAGGTCATTGGTATGAGAAGATGGGCAGTTGGAGACGAAATCGAGATTACGGAAAAGGAGACGGAGGCTTAG
- a CDS encoding tetracycline efflux protein — MDAKRLASDSSIMTLVNLSDNLGQERESASAGAKDNTGSSIPPTTSRPSDIADYSMTPFQTSRSEVQAPTQGAPLVRSSTSGSYHAQNALRRMTTHETGEFVEDQDGQAEDDGLHTHHEEHEYGHEESDFNSQRHSEQSHKTVRLGEREEDNRGQGKDEEAKIEGEKSGQKKKFELQDQTNLLPTKQVIFVFVGLTCALFCSLLDQTIVTTALPTLGQVFGRADISPWVGTAYLLTSTATQPIYGRLSDIFGRKFTLLGCLFIFLMGSLACALAQTMIQLIIFRAIQGLGGGGILTLSMIIISDVVSLKERGKYQGITGCVVALANSCGPIVGGAFTERASWRWCFYINLPLTSISMIIIVFLLPLRRVRGSMIAKIKKLDFYGSILTLAWAAPFLIALSWAGSQYPWDSAAVLVPLLVGLALLGVFIFVEAKMVSLPLVPMHIFGNISVCACFFTTFMNGLSFYATLYYLPQYFQIVRGASAIRSGVLTLPLMLVQTVTSFTSGYVQSKTGDYWWNLVAGFTIWTIGLGLLSSITPTTSIAKLSGYQVIVGVGAGQTFQTSLIAIQASVERKDMATATGLRNFLRQMGGTIALAACNSIVNNCVRRNLSGVLSGTSYQAILEDPTRATSLGLSASELSAVTEAYSRGINEVFWFCAPCVGICVPITMFLVKKVTLNRSDDAAKKAEAKAWVESKKAKRAKKRKGSEETVVDGGASVITTGEEKTRNDGRKEKSSDE, encoded by the exons ATGGATGCAAAACGGCTTGCGTCCGACTCTTCCATAATGACCCTCGTGAATCTCTCTGATAATCTTGGTCAAGAGCGAGAGTCTGCTTCGGCGGGCGCCAAAGACAACACTGGCTCTTCTATCCCCCCGACAACATCCCGTCCTTCGGACATAGCCGATTATTCTATGACTCCATTTCAAACTTCTCGATCAGAAGTGCAGGCCCCAACACAAGGTGCTCCGTTAGTAAGATCATCAACAAGCGGAAGTTACCATGCCCAGAATGCGTTGAGACGAATGACCACCCATGAAACAGGCGAGTTTGTGGAAGATCAAGATGGTCaagcagaggatgacgGGCTGCATACTCACCATGAAGAGCACGAGTATGGACACGAAGAGAGTGATTTTAATTCTCAAAGACATTCAGAACAAAGTCACAAGACTGTTCGTTTGGGAGAacgggaagaagacaatcgagggcaagggaaggatgaagaagccaaaATCGAGGGCGAAAAGTCtgggcagaagaagaaatttGAGCTACAAGATCAGACAAATCTATTACCGACCAAGCAAGTTATATTTGTTTTTGTCGGATTAACTTGTGCTTTGTTTTGCTCTCTACTCGATCAAACCAT CGTGACCACTGCTTTGCCGACTTTGGGGCAAGTATTTGGAAGGGCAGATATTAGTCCTTGGGTCGGAACGGCCTATCTATTGACTTCGACG GCAACTCAACCGATCTATGGGAGATTATCAGACATCTTTGGCCGAAAGTTCACTCTTTTGGGCTGCTTGTTCATATTTCTGATGGGTTCTCTAGCTTGTGCTCTTGCTCAG ACCATGATCCAGTTGATTATATTTCGAGCAATACAAGGCCTTGGGGGTGGTGGAATATTGACACTATCAATGATTATCA TTTCCGATGTTGTTTCTTTGAAAGAAAGGGGGAAGTACCAAGGTATCACTGGGTGCGTAGTTGCCCTTGCCAATTCTTGCGGCCCTATAGTTGGGGGAGCGTTCACCGAAAGGGCCTCTTGGAGATGGTGTTTT TATATAAATCTTCCCCTGACATCTATATCCATGATCATAAttgtcttcctcctcccgctGCGCCGCGTTCGCGGCTCAATGATCgccaagatcaagaagctcgaTTTCTACGGATCTATCCTTACGCTGGCGTGGGCCGCACCGTTCCTCATTGCTCTATCTTGGGCGGGAAGTCAGTATCCATGGGATAGCGCGGCGGTATTGGTCCCGCTGTTAGTGGGTCTGGCATTGTTGGGGGTGTTCATATTTGTGGAGGCCAAGATGGTGAGCCTACCGCTTGTCCCGATGCACATCTTCGGGAATATCTCGGTCTGCGCCTGCTTTTTCACCACCTTTATGAACGGATTGAGCTTTTATGCCACTCTCTAT TACCTTCCGCAATACTTTCAGATCGTCCGAGGGGCGTCTGCAATCAGATCGGGTGTTTTGACGTTACCGCTCATGCTGGTTCAAACAGTCACCTCATTCACGTCTGGTTATGTCCAATCCAAAACGGGTGACTACTGGTGGAACCTCGTTGCAGGATTCACCATTTGGACGATCGGTCTCGGCCTGCTATCGTCCATTACACCTACGACGAGTATTGCCAAGTTGTCAGGTTATCAGGTTATTGTTGGCGTCGGTGCTGGTCAGACTTTCCAGACGAGTTTGATAGCTATCCAAGCGAGtgtggagaggaaagacatGGCAACTGCGACGGGTCTTCGGAATTTTCTTCGTCAGATGGGTGGGACGATTGCGCTCGCGGCGTGCAACTCGATTGTCAATAATTGCGTGAGACGTAACCTTTCAGGGGTTTTGTCTGGAACTTCCTATCAGGCGATTCTGGAAGATCCTACCAGGGCGACGAGTTTGGGTCTGTCCGCGTCAGAATTGAGTGCTGTGACAGAGGCTTATT CACGGGGCATCAACGAAGTTTTCTGGTTTTGTGCGCCTTGCGTGGGGATCTGTGTACCGATAACGATGTTCTTGGTTAAAAAAGTAACATTGAACCGAAGCGACGACGCTGCGAAAAAGGCCGAGGCAAAGGCGTGGGTGGAGAGTAAGAAAGCGAAACGGGCAAAGAAGCGAAAGGGGAGTGAAGAGACGGTGGTGGACGGTGGAGCATCGGTAATAACAActggggaagaaaaaacGCGTAATGATGGacgaaaggaaaagagcaGTGATGAATGA
- a CDS encoding AGC/PKC protein kinase, translating into MASNDPKAKVILQSIATEKRNIEGARAVIRAFEASSKNETVIQQAQNEIRTATMSIKFLEDELAKLQVGGPGGASSGTLGRGEPSGRTGAGTPGKQGPQGTAMPSPGGRGMAGDRERPLPPPPPGAEQDSAKKPETKNYSQLDLLRYDAPLTGAKITRMLNQLQFKLQVEEQYKTGIEKMAQAYRAEGDKRLKSETDAKKSESEGKIQLLRKAKKRYESLAKFGGAVEDDEDLMPDGKRKEALRKPISGKLVISLRSARDLNHRTLSRRSSKTYSETTVVIKVEGNERAVSHPSRNDKWHEDFHIPVEKANEVEITIYDTVAPGDSAPIGMLWLRVSDLVEALRRQKVGIEGQGAGWVTAATAATMGPRSSGSAPDSVTLHSAGTLRGRPDAEGKGPDGIDGWWSVEPAGAISLRMDFVKDTVAGARRPYEALGRQGAVRMRKGDVYEMNGHKFVQRQFYQPIMCALCQEFLLTGEGYQCEDCRYACHKKCYPKVVTKCISKSNADGEGDEEKINHRIPHRFTPYTNMSANWCCHCGYMLPFGRKNAVKCSECALTCHQTCSHLVPDFCGMTMEMANLLLKNLRDIKTTQHRKPVPSTSTSSSVSTLPSYHSQEGRPLPVQSAAPQQPAPSPRPPAVVLPSADQRPIQPQTQTQQTGAHDNLRPAGGRTMPQLPPVAVPSSKISFEGERPQEPYAQMPPVVSAIQPQPHTFPPSAQSAQPPVKPQYVSQPPVQQQMVQRLPPQPPVMTRKRKVGLDDFNFLAVLGKGNFGKVMLAEEKTSSNLYAIKVLKKEFIIENDEVESTQSEKRVFLAAAQERHPFLLGLHSCFQTETRVYFVMEYISGGDLMLHIQKKQFTLRQAKFYACEVLLALQYFHSKGIIYRDLKLDNILLTLDGHVKVADYGLCKEEMWFGKTTSTFCGTPEFMAPEILLEQRYGRAVDWWAFGVLTYEMLLGQSPFRGEDEDEIFDAILEDEPLYPITMPRDAVSLLQRLLTRDPIRRLGAGEGDAEEIKQHLFFRDVNFDDVYHKRIPPPYFPVIGSATDTSNFDQEFTREQPTLTPVHTQLSEADQKEFAGFSWIAPWAAAQA; encoded by the exons ATG GCATCTAATGATCCCAAGGCCAAGGTGATTCTTCAGAGCATTGCAACGGAGAAGCGCAACATCGAAGGCGCCCGAGCCGTCATCCGAGCATTCGAAGCCTCATCAAAAAATGAAACTGTAATACAACAGGCTCAGAATGAAATACGCACGGCGACGATGTCCATCAAGttccttgaagatgagttaGCAAAGCTGCAGGTGGGCGGACCAGGAGGTGCATCTTCTGGGACACTAGGGAGGGGTGAGCCATCTGGCAGGACAGGGGCAGGTACTCCTGGGAAGCAAGGGCCGCAGGGGACAGCCATGCCTAGTCCAGGCGGAAGGGGGATGGCTGGAGATCGGGAAAGGCCCCTGCCCCCTCCGCCACCTGGAGCTGAACAAGACAGCGCCAAGAAGCCTGAAACAAAGAACTATTCTCAATTAG ATTTGTTACGATATGACGCACCACTGACCGGAGCGAAGATTACTCGCATGTTGAATCAGCTTCAATTCAAATTGCAAGTAGAAGAGCAGTACAAGACGGGTATCGAGAAGATGGCACAAGCATATCGTGCCGAGGGTGATAAGAGATTAAAGAGCGAGACGGACGCTAAAAAATCTGAAAGCGAGGGAAAAATACAGCTGCTGagaaaggcgaagaagaggtatgAATCGCTGGCCAAATTTGGTGGAGCTGtggaagacgacgaag ACTTGATGCCTGATGGAAAACGCAAGGAGGCTCTTCGTAAACCCATCTCCGGCAAATTGGTAATCTCTCTTCGTTCAGCTCGTGATCTCAATCATCGCACCCTTTCCCGTCGCTCTTCGAAGACCTATTCAGAAACTACAGTCGTCATCAAGGTCGAAGGTAATGAACGTGCAGTCTCTCATCCCTCACGAAACGACAAGTGGCACGAGGACTTCCATATCCCGGTGGAAAAAGCCAATGAGGTAGAAATCACTATTTACGACACGGTTGCCCCAGGTGATTCAGCTCCCATTGGGATGCTCTGGTTGCGAGTGAGCGATCTCGTAGAGGCGTTGAGGAGGCAAAAAGTTGGAATTGAGGGCCAGGGTGCTGGCTGGGTGACTGCTGCCACTGCTGCGACAATGGGCCCGAGGAGCAGCGGCAGTGCGCCCGACTCGGTTACATTGCACAGTGCTGGAACTTTGAGAGGCAGGCCGGATGCAGAAGGCAAGGGACCTGACGGGATCGACGGTTGGTGGTCTGTTGAACCTGCTGGTGCGATATCATTGAGAATGGATTTTG TAAAGGACACGGTGGCTGGTGCGCGTCGTCCTTACGAGGCCCTTGGTCGACAGGGTGCCGTTCGTATGCGAAAAGGTGACGTCTACGAGATGAACGGCCACAAATTCGTACAACGCCAATTCTATCAGCCTATTATGTGTGCCCTCTGTCAAGAGTTCTTACTCACTGGCGAAGGATATCAGTGCGAGGATTGTAGATATGCCTGCCATAAGAAGTGTTATCCGAAGGTTGTGACGAAGTGTATCAGCAAATCAAACGCAGATGGC GAGGGGGACGAGGAAAAAATCAACCACAGAATCCCTCACAGATTCACTCCGTACACCAATATGTCTGCCAATTGGTGCTGTCACTGTGGATACATGCTTCCCTTCGGTCGTAAGAATGCTGTTAAGTGCTCTG AATGTGCTCTCACTTGTCATCAAACGTGTTCACATCTTGTCCCAGATTTCTGTGGTATGACTATGGAGATGGCCAATTTATTGCTCAAGAATCTTCGCGACATCAAGACCACTCAACACCGAAAACCTGTTCCTTCAACATCCACCTCATCCAGCGTatccactcttccctcttaCCATTCTCAAGAGGGCCGTCCCCTTCCAGTACAATCTGCCGCGCCACAACAACCGGCCCCCTCACCCCGTCCACCTGCTGTTGTTTTGCCCTCAGCAGACCAAAGGCCAATTCAGCCACAAACTCAAACGCAGCAAACTGGCGCCCATGATAATCTTCGTCCTGCAGGCGGCAGAACAATGCCGCAGTTGCCACCCGTCGCAGTGCCAAGCAGCAAAATTAGCTTTGAGGGCGAGAGACCGCAGGAACCGTACGCGCAAATGCCTCCGGTTGTGTCTGCGATCCAGCCTCAACCACATACTTTCCCGCCTAGCGCTCAATCTGCTCAACCCCCTGTCAAACCGCAGTATGTTTCTCAACCCCCTGTCCAACAACAAATGGTCCAGCGGCTGCCTCCTCAGCCTCCCGTCATGACtagaaagaggaaggtgggACTGGATGACTTCAACTTTTTAGCAGTGTTGGGTAAGGGTAATTTTGGAAAGGTCATGCTTGCGGAGGAAAAGACCTCAAGTAATTTGTATGCCATCAAAGTAttgaagaaagagtttATCATTGAGAACGACGAGGTTGAGAG TACTCAATCTGAGAAACGAGTGTTTTTGGCTGCTGCGCAGGAACGtcatccctttcttctcggCCTTCACTCTTGTTTCCAAACGGAGACCCGTGTTTATTTTGTCATGGAGTACATTTCTGGCGGTGATCTTATGCTTCATATCCAGAAAAAACAGTTTACCCTCCGCCAAGCCAAGTTTTACGCGTGTGAAGTACTGCTTGCATTGCAGTACTTCCACTCGAAAGGCATCATCTACCGAGACTTAAAGCTGGATAACATTTTGTTGACATTGGATGGTCATGTGAAGGTGGCAGACTATGGATTGTGTAAAGAGGAGATGTGGTTTGGTAAGACGACGAGCACCTTCTGTGGTACCCCTGAATTTATGGCGCCCGAG ATCCTTCTTGAACAACGTTATGGCCGCGCAGTGGATTGGTGGGCTTTTGGTGTGTTGACGTATGAGATGCTGCTGGGACAGTCTCCTTTCCgaggcgaagatgaagatgagatctTCGATGCAattttggaggatgaaccTTTATACCCCATCACTATGCCTCGGGATGCtgtatctcttcttcaacgt CTTCTTACTCGTGATCCTATCCGGCGACTTGGTGCTGGCGAAGGGGACGCTGAAGAAATCAAACAGCACCTTTTCTTCCGCGACGTCAACTTTGACGATGTCTATCACAAAAGAATCCCACCACCGTACTTCCCGGTGATTGGTAGTGCTACTGACACTAGCAACTTTGACCAGGAGTTTACAAGGGAGCAACCCACATTGACTCCGGTTCATACTCAACTGAGCGAGGCGGATCAAAAGGAGTTTGCTGGTTTCTCTTGG ATTGCTCCTTGGGCTGCAGCACAAGCCTAG
- a CDS encoding flavoprotein — MFLPRLTARQARVQTHLPRHIVYRSFRSTITIGMSMNDDIITKAVLPDNELKNGEKKAVEFGEGKVLLSKINGRVYATSAFCTHYGAPLEKGVLSHDGRLVCPWHGACFNVCSGDVEDAPGLDSLWSFSTIVQNGQIVVSASKKEVTSKVGRIVARKRTKDQLQKQGQVNEETVVIVGGGSGGIHTIESLRMNGYEGKIVMISAENYAPIDRTKMSKTLLDDVQKLQWRTPDELRDSFGVDFHPSTSVTKVDFEGQTVTDSSGAVYKYNHLVLSPGARPKKIPIPGADLKGVVTLRHVEDTKTITSSITKDSEVVLIGTSFISMEAASAVLKKGPKSVTLVGMDEVPFQGLLGKEFGSALMENMKGQGIKFHMGAQIEKITASETDPNHVGLLHVKGSDPIPANLIIMGTGVSPATSFLEGSVKLEDDGGVLVDEYLRLKGFKNVYAIGDIAHYIQYPDKFPRRVEHWNVASNHGREVGHNITHPDNLVAYTKVPIFWSSIGKGLRYLGTGAGYDDMYVDGNFKELKFAAYQAKEGKVTAVAAMQRDPIVSKASELMRLDLMPPLEEIKNGKDILQIELINKSVK; from the exons ATGTTTCTTCCAAGATTAACAGCTAGACAGGCTCGAGTGCAAACCCACCTACCAAGACACATCGTTTACAGAAGTTTCAGATCAACGATTACTATCGGGATGTCAATGAACGACGACATTATAACCAAGGCTGTTTTGCCCGATAATGAATTGAAAAATGGGGAGAA GAAAGCCGTAGAatttggagaagggaaagtcCTCCTTTCCAAGATCAATGGCCGAGTC TATGCGACCTCCGCTTTCTGTACACAT TATGGCGCGCCTTTGGAAA AGGGTGTACTCTCTCatgatggaagattggTATGCCCGTGGCATGGCG CTTGCTTCAACGTTTGTTCCGGAGATGTAGAAGACGCTCCAGGTCTTGACTCTCTATGGTCATTTTCAACCATTGTGCAAAATGGCCAGATCGTGGTCAGTGCTTCTAAAAAGGAAGTCACATCCAAAGTCGGACGAATTGTAGCCAGAAAGAGGACCAAAGATCAGTTGCAAAAGCAAGGGCAAGTAAATGAGGAGACCGTGGTAATCGTTGGTGGTGGGTCTGGCGGTATCCACACAATTGAGAGTTTGAGGATG AATGGTTacgaaggaaagattgTTATGATTTCTGCCGAAAACTATGCTCCCATTGATCG GACCAAAATGTCCAAGACATTGCTAGACGACGTTCAGAAACTTCAATGGCGTACGCCTGATGAACTTCGGGACAGCTTTGGTGTTGATTTTCACCCTAGTACT AGTGTTACCAAAGTCGACTTTGAGGGTCAAACTGTCACAGATTCTTCTGGCGCAGTATACAAATACAATCATCTTGTTCTTTCTCCCGGTGCCCGTCCCAAGAAGATTCCCATCCCCGGTGCTGACCTTAAAGGTGTCGTGACACTCCGCCACGTTGAGGATACCAAGACTATCACTTCGTCTATCACCAAGGACTCCGAGGTAGTGCTCATCGGGACTAGCTTTATCTCAATGGAAGCTGCATCAGCGGTGCTAAAGAAGGGCCCTAAAAGCGTTACCCTGGTGGGAATGGATGAGGTTCCATTCCAAGGTCTGCTGGGGAAAGAATTTGGCTCAGCTCTTATGGAG AATATGAAGGGGCAAGGAATCAAGTTTCACATGGGCGCCCAGATTGAAAAGATTACTGCCTCTG AAACCGATCCTAACCATGTGGGGTTGCTTCATGTCAAAGGATCCGACCCCATCCCGGCtaatctcatcatcatgggTACCGGTGTCTCCCCCgccacctccttcctcgaGGGTAGCGTCAaacttgaagatgatggtggtgtTCTAGTTGATGAGTACCTCCGCCTCAAAGGGTTCAAAAATGTGTATGCTATTGGTGATATCGCACACTATATTCAGTATCCCGATAAGTTCCCCAGAAGGGTGGAGCATTGGAATGTTGCCAGTAACCAC GGACGAGAGGTTGGTCACAATATTACCCATCCAGATAATCTAGTGGCCTACACCAAGGTTCCAATTTTTTGGTCTTCAATTGGTAAGGGTCTGCGATACCTCGGAACGGGGGCAGGCTACGACGACATGTATGTCGACGGGAATTTTAAAGAGCTCAAG TTCGCCGCCTACCAGGCTAAAGAGGGTAAAGTAACCGCTGTTGCAGCCATGCAACGAGACCCCATCGTCTCCAAAGCTTCAGAGCTGATGAGGCTTGACTTGATGCCGCCTctggaagagatcaagaatgGCAAAGACATCTTGCAAATTGAGTTGATTAATAAGAGCGTGAAATGA